A genomic segment from Methanothrix sp. encodes:
- a CDS encoding 2TM domain-containing protein, protein MAATLEEYKRLFREATVSDQVKLFQLHIAIYIVVNAIWIALNAMGTIKTIPGWAMYYPIVGWGLLVVVHYWFYVRGAENLCKLREREIESRLR, encoded by the coding sequence GTGGCTGCGACTCTGGAAGAATACAAAAGACTTTTTAGAGAGGCGACCGTCTCGGATCAGGTGAAGCTGTTCCAGCTTCACATAGCAATCTACATTGTGGTGAATGCCATCTGGATAGCTCTCAACGCCATGGGCACGATAAAGACAATCCCCGGCTGGGCTATGTACTACCCAATAGTGGGCTGGGGACTGTTGGTGGTGGTCCATTACTGGTTCTATGTGCGCGGGGCTGAGAACCTCTGCAAGCTCAGGGAGCGGGAGATAGAATCCAGGCTGAGGTGA
- a CDS encoding DUF1699 family protein has product MRIRVVSSKSEIVQLNPNERMVHLAFRASNVDFLNLMQRCPRLRVIQVPPSYKKTMSNAIQVFLEMQGIELLEGDVWGHRKDLDEYFTVSDSTIEEIRSMINKGVSFEQMAEELQKKARIGPDLIRYIAKTKVTA; this is encoded by the coding sequence ATGAGAATTAGGGTAGTCAGCTCCAAGAGCGAGATCGTACAGCTCAATCCGAATGAAAGAATGGTGCATCTGGCATTCAGGGCATCAAATGTCGATTTCCTGAATCTTATGCAGAGGTGCCCACGGCTAAGGGTGATCCAGGTACCGCCTTCGTACAAGAAGACGATGTCAAACGCCATTCAGGTGTTCCTGGAGATGCAGGGCATTGAGCTGCTCGAGGGTGATGTCTGGGGCCACAGGAAGGATCTTGACGAGTACTTCACGGTGAGCGACAGCACAATAGAAGAGATCAGGTCGATGATCAACAAGGGCGTCTCCTTTGAGCAGATGGCAGAGGAGCTCCAGAAGAAGGCGAGGATCGGCCCGGATCTCATAAGATACATCGCAAAGACAAAGGTAACGGCGTGA
- the acs gene encoding acetate--CoA ligase, with amino-acid sequence MADEKAQVSSQENVYRPASDLVENSNVMQWMKIKGFRSEKELREWCSKNYVEFWDEMAKTYADWFVPYEKVLEWNPPHARWFVGGKCNVAHNALDRHARSWRRNKVAYYFVGEPVGDTRAITYYQLYREVNKLANGLRSLGIRKGDRVGIYLPMIPELPVAMLACAKIGAIHVVVFSGFSAGALRERINDAGARILITCDGSYRRGKPIPIKSQADEALQDAPSVERQIVYRRTGQSIDWKDGFDIWWHDLVKNQPDECETLQMDSEDPLFILYTAGAGGKPRGVVHAHGGFCVGPAYTTSWVFDIKDTDVYWSTADIGWITGHTYIVYGPLCLGATSVMYEGSPDYPDFGRWFQIIEDYGVSVIYTAPTAIRMFMKEGEEWPKKYDLRSVRLMGSVGEAMNPDAFLWWRKHVGNDWAPIMDTWFQSETGCHVIAPLPITPLKPGSPAFPLPGYNVELLDVNGRAVGPEESGNIVLTAPWPTMLRGIYGEPEKLKEIYYDYYWNIKPGIYLSGDRARRDSDGYWWILGRIDDVLKVAGHRISNAEVEAAAVSHPNVADAAVIGRPDKVKGENIVLFVVLKEGVMADENLKKEIRNHVRTTMGPIAMPSEVYFVPAIPKDRTGKPVRAVIRAKALGAALGDTSSVVNRDAIDAIPAI; translated from the coding sequence ATGGCAGATGAGAAAGCACAGGTCTCCTCTCAGGAGAACGTCTACAGGCCGGCGAGCGACCTGGTTGAGAACTCCAATGTGATGCAGTGGATGAAGATAAAGGGCTTCAGAAGCGAGAAGGAGCTGCGGGAATGGTGCTCAAAGAACTACGTTGAGTTCTGGGACGAGATGGCAAAGACATATGCCGATTGGTTTGTGCCATATGAGAAGGTCCTGGAGTGGAACCCGCCGCATGCGAGATGGTTCGTTGGAGGAAAGTGCAATGTCGCGCACAACGCCCTCGACAGGCATGCAAGATCCTGGCGGAGAAATAAGGTCGCCTACTACTTCGTGGGCGAGCCGGTTGGGGACACCAGGGCCATAACGTACTATCAGCTCTACAGAGAGGTGAACAAGCTCGCCAACGGCCTCAGGAGCCTGGGGATCAGGAAGGGCGACAGGGTTGGAATCTACCTGCCGATGATCCCGGAGCTGCCAGTGGCGATGCTGGCATGTGCGAAGATCGGCGCGATACATGTCGTAGTCTTCTCGGGGTTCAGCGCAGGCGCGCTCCGCGAGAGGATCAATGACGCCGGCGCGAGGATCCTGATAACGTGCGATGGGTCATACAGAAGAGGAAAGCCGATCCCGATAAAGTCCCAGGCAGACGAGGCCCTCCAGGACGCCCCCTCAGTAGAGCGCCAGATCGTCTACAGACGAACCGGCCAGAGCATCGACTGGAAGGATGGGTTCGATATCTGGTGGCATGACCTCGTGAAGAACCAGCCTGATGAGTGCGAGACCCTCCAGATGGACTCGGAGGATCCGCTCTTCATACTCTACACAGCTGGAGCTGGAGGAAAGCCGAGGGGTGTTGTCCATGCGCACGGCGGCTTCTGCGTCGGGCCTGCGTACACAACGAGCTGGGTCTTCGACATAAAAGATACTGATGTGTACTGGTCGACCGCTGACATCGGGTGGATCACAGGCCACACATACATAGTCTACGGCCCGCTCTGCCTTGGAGCGACGAGCGTTATGTACGAGGGCTCTCCGGATTACCCCGATTTCGGGAGATGGTTCCAGATCATAGAGGATTATGGCGTCTCTGTCATCTACACAGCGCCCACCGCGATCAGGATGTTCATGAAGGAGGGCGAGGAGTGGCCTAAGAAGTACGACCTGAGAAGCGTCAGGCTGATGGGATCTGTCGGCGAGGCCATGAACCCTGATGCGTTCCTGTGGTGGAGGAAGCATGTCGGCAACGACTGGGCTCCCATAATGGACACCTGGTTCCAGTCGGAGACCGGCTGCCATGTGATAGCTCCACTGCCTATAACCCCGCTCAAGCCGGGCTCGCCTGCATTCCCGCTTCCAGGATACAATGTGGAGCTGCTGGATGTGAACGGGAGAGCTGTTGGTCCTGAGGAGAGCGGGAACATCGTGCTCACAGCCCCATGGCCGACGATGCTCAGAGGCATATACGGAGAGCCTGAGAAGCTCAAAGAGATATACTACGACTACTACTGGAACATCAAACCTGGAATATACCTCAGCGGCGACAGGGCGAGAAGGGATTCAGATGGCTACTGGTGGATACTGGGCAGGATCGACGATGTCCTCAAGGTCGCAGGCCACAGGATAAGCAATGCAGAGGTCGAGGCTGCCGCGGTCTCGCATCCGAATGTCGCGGATGCGGCGGTCATCGGCAGGCCGGACAAGGTCAAGGGGGAGAATATCGTCCTCTTCGTCGTGCTGAAAGAGGGCGTCATGGCTGACGAGAACCTCAAGAAGGAGATCAGGAACCACGTCAGGACAACAATGGGACCGATAGCGATGCCATCGGAGGTTTACTTCGTCCCGGCCATACCAAAGGACAGAACCGGGAAGCCTGTGAGGGCTGTGATCAGGGCAAAGGCGCTTGGTGCAGCTCTAGGCGATACATCATCGGTGGTCAACAGGGATGCCATCGATGCCATACCCGCGATCTAG
- a CDS encoding 23S rRNA (pseudouridine(1915)-N(3))-methyltransferase RlmH, whose protein sequence is MHMRIIAVGRIRDRFWQDAASYYIKRLAPYTRLEVVEVREGDPLKEGREILAHLRGGITVALDEHGESMSSTELASWLQNRIVEGCGVVNWIIGGPEGLSQDVLNRSDLRLSLSRMTFPYQLARIILLEQLYRAFRIIKNEPYHR, encoded by the coding sequence ATGCACATGAGGATAATCGCCGTCGGCAGGATCAGAGATAGATTCTGGCAGGATGCAGCATCATATTATATTAAACGCCTCGCTCCCTACACCAGGCTGGAGGTCGTGGAGGTTCGCGAGGGGGATCCCCTTAAAGAGGGAAGGGAGATTCTCGCGCATCTGAGAGGAGGTATAACAGTGGCGCTCGATGAGCACGGTGAGAGCATGAGTTCCACGGAGCTGGCATCTTGGCTCCAGAACAGAATCGTCGAGGGTTGTGGCGTTGTTAACTGGATAATCGGCGGTCCGGAAGGGCTCTCACAGGATGTGCTGAACCGCTCGGATCTCCGGCTCTCGCTCTCGAGGATGACATTTCCCTATCAGCTGGCGAGGATCATCCTGCTTGAGCAGCTCTACAGGGCTTTCAGGATAATAAAAAATGAGCCATACCACCGCTAG
- a CDS encoding NAD(P)/FAD-dependent oxidoreductase, protein MHDVVVVGAGPAGLFAALELSAHGKSVVVVDKGRDISERSCPMKKWGHCLHCDPCHIMCGMGGAGTYSDGILNLHPAIGGDLTRLTDDAWSLVDEVDSVFLRYGAPVEIQEPTQSDVEDLSRRAASVGARFIAIKQRHMGSDRTPEIIRAFSADLKRRGVRFVLNSSAADLIIDGDACIGVRLSDGREIRAGSTLLAPGRIGAQWIGEMIDRYGIKARYGPLDVGVRVEVPSIVMDPVTRINRDPKFHIITHRYDDFIRTFCTNPGGFVVKEEYRDFIATNGHSMSGERSENTNFAFLVRLELTKPIENTTAYGISIAKLVTTIGGRRPVIQRLGDLHRGRRSTEERIARNPVRNTLIDVTPGDISMALPHRIVMDVIEGLEILNEIIPGVNADSTLLYAPEIKFYAREISVDRDLQTSIPSLHAAGDGAGLSRGIVAAAATGLLAARGILRGH, encoded by the coding sequence ATGCATGATGTGGTCGTGGTCGGCGCCGGGCCGGCAGGACTCTTCGCGGCTCTGGAGCTATCCGCCCACGGAAAGAGCGTTGTGGTTGTCGATAAGGGCAGGGACATCTCTGAGAGGAGCTGCCCGATGAAGAAGTGGGGCCACTGCCTCCACTGCGACCCGTGCCACATAATGTGCGGGATGGGCGGAGCGGGCACATACTCAGATGGTATACTGAATCTCCATCCGGCAATTGGCGGCGATCTCACGCGCCTGACTGATGATGCCTGGTCGCTGGTGGATGAGGTGGACTCGGTATTTCTGAGATACGGCGCTCCTGTCGAGATACAGGAGCCCACGCAGAGCGATGTGGAGGATCTCAGCCGGAGGGCTGCATCCGTCGGTGCGAGATTCATAGCAATAAAACAGCGCCACATGGGATCCGACAGGACTCCTGAGATAATAAGGGCGTTCAGCGCCGACCTCAAACGGCGAGGCGTCAGGTTCGTGCTGAACAGTTCGGCTGCAGATCTCATAATTGATGGCGACGCATGCATTGGAGTCAGGCTCTCTGATGGAAGAGAGATCAGGGCCGGTAGCACGCTCCTCGCGCCGGGGAGGATAGGCGCACAGTGGATCGGAGAGATGATCGACAGGTACGGCATAAAAGCCCGGTACGGTCCTCTGGATGTTGGGGTGCGTGTGGAGGTGCCCTCGATAGTCATGGACCCCGTCACGCGAATCAACAGGGATCCGAAGTTTCACATCATAACTCACAGATACGATGATTTCATCAGGACATTCTGCACAAACCCTGGTGGATTCGTGGTCAAGGAGGAGTACAGGGATTTCATAGCAACAAACGGCCACTCGATGTCCGGGGAGCGCTCTGAGAACACGAACTTCGCATTTCTTGTCAGGCTTGAGCTGACGAAGCCGATAGAGAACACCACGGCCTACGGAATATCGATAGCGAAGCTCGTGACAACTATCGGCGGGAGGAGGCCCGTGATTCAGAGGCTGGGGGACCTCCACAGGGGGAGGAGGTCCACGGAGGAGAGGATCGCCAGGAATCCAGTCCGGAACACGCTGATAGATGTGACGCCAGGAGACATATCGATGGCCCTGCCTCACAGGATAGTCATGGACGTAATCGAGGGGCTTGAGATCCTGAACGAGATCATTCCTGGAGTAAACGCTGACTCCACGCTGCTTTACGCGCCGGAGATAAAGTTCTACGCCCGGGAGATAAGCGTCGACAGGGACCTGCAGACCAGCATACCATCACTCCACGCTGCAGGCGATGGCGCCGGTCTCTCGAGAGGCATAGTTGCGGCCGCGGCTACCGGACTGCTTGCAGCACGCGGAATACTGAGAGGTCATTAG
- a CDS encoding MarC family protein, giving the protein MVRCTGGSDLDLAAYLQYFIYAFTSIFIIVNPIEATMVFVSLTRDASPAEKSRICVRATLVAFSVAMIFALAGDMILRFFGITVDSLRVAGGILLFLVAIDMLRAKPHKKVTEAEIEDATTREDISIFPLAIPLLTGPGAITTVIVNMGASSTLMDKMLVLLAICLTFGATYAILRSAEYVDDLLGVTGIMVFTRIMGLILGAIAVDFVSVGAWNIYISMASGACAS; this is encoded by the coding sequence ATGGTCAGGTGCACTGGGGGTTCTGATCTGGATCTGGCCGCATATCTTCAGTACTTCATATACGCGTTCACCTCAATATTCATAATAGTGAACCCCATCGAGGCGACGATGGTATTCGTCTCTCTGACGCGGGATGCCAGCCCCGCTGAGAAGAGCCGGATATGCGTCCGCGCAACGCTTGTGGCATTCTCTGTTGCGATGATCTTCGCCCTTGCGGGGGATATGATCCTGAGGTTCTTCGGCATAACCGTTGACTCTCTCAGGGTCGCGGGTGGCATACTGCTCTTTCTTGTGGCCATAGACATGCTCCGCGCAAAACCTCACAAGAAGGTCACAGAGGCCGAGATCGAGGATGCAACAACCAGGGAGGACATCTCGATATTCCCGCTGGCGATCCCGCTGCTCACCGGCCCTGGAGCGATAACCACAGTGATAGTGAATATGGGAGCAAGCAGCACACTCATGGATAAGATGCTGGTGCTCCTAGCGATATGTTTGACATTTGGCGCAACCTATGCCATACTCAGATCTGCAGAGTATGTCGATGATCTCCTCGGCGTTACTGGGATCATGGTGTTCACGAGGATAATGGGCCTGATCCTAGGGGCGATAGCTGTTGATTTTGTTAGCGTGGGCGCATGGAACATCTACATCTCAATGGCATCAGGCGCATGCGCCTCCTGA
- a CDS encoding RNA 2'-phosphotransferase, which produces MDPEHAIRRCPQHGFFRGDACSCGSRGKLVLDGVRTEKLGRLLAGALRHFPDDLGLAMSPQGWVEIPVLVDAIRTRYRWANENVIMALVRSDPKGRYEINGTRIRARYGHSVDVDLDYPENELPMLYYGTAEEEAERLLEVGLKSATQRYVHLSTTPDKAWEVGTFRTSNPKIIVVDAAGAQREGVRMMKVSESMVISEPIPPKFLSMMPAKAQR; this is translated from the coding sequence ATGGATCCAGAGCATGCGATCAGGAGATGCCCGCAGCATGGGTTTTTCAGAGGAGATGCATGCAGCTGCGGAAGCAGAGGGAAGCTAGTTCTTGATGGTGTCAGGACTGAGAAGCTCGGGAGGCTGCTCGCAGGAGCGCTCCGTCACTTCCCCGACGACCTGGGGCTGGCGATGAGCCCGCAGGGGTGGGTGGAGATACCGGTGCTTGTGGATGCCATCCGGACCAGATACAGATGGGCAAACGAGAATGTCATAATGGCGCTCGTCAGGTCAGATCCAAAGGGCAGATACGAGATAAACGGCACGCGAATAAGGGCCAGATACGGCCATTCTGTGGATGTGGATCTCGACTACCCAGAGAACGAGCTGCCCATGCTCTACTACGGGACCGCAGAGGAGGAGGCAGAGCGGCTCCTTGAGGTCGGCCTTAAGTCAGCCACACAGAGGTATGTACACCTCAGCACAACTCCGGATAAGGCATGGGAGGTCGGCACCTTCAGGACGAGCAATCCAAAGATAATCGTCGTGGACGCAGCAGGAGCTCAGCGAGAGGGTGTGAGGATGATGAAGGTGAGCGAGAGCATGGTCATCTCCGAGCCGATACCCCCGAAGTTCCTGAGCATGATGCCAGCGAAGGCCCAGAGATAG
- a CDS encoding AIR synthase-related protein, with product MEVSGRGIMACAHRMDLEGYAKLGLRRNDPDIRNKLADLIVEIKGMSRDRAESLAGAVLQEARATLNPRGDVFELHGSGVSMGEFGVGSRGLGDFYMHTKIAEVIGRTGAVVDSSELDDSGVVRAGDRYLVVTVDGMHSRLSDYPFLAGFHVTRAALRDILVMGAKPVALFSDVHLADDGDVAKVLDHIAGIATVGELVNVPLITGSTLRIGGDMVIGERLTGCVGAVGVAERITPRKDAAPGDVIIMTEGAGGGTICAAALYYGMHDVVEETLNIKFLEAAGALIGESLEIHAMTDVTNGGIRGDAKEISHTAGVKLVFFEDRMRSLVNQRVLDMLERLEIDYLGVSIDALLIIAPEGEADGILDVIERAGVAADIIGRVERGSGVELHTKEGIKDFSPRFRESAYTPIKKFVGEEATRDFEEMRALVDAAAERAIEKKKRFVEMIRSRRSGRAS from the coding sequence ATGGAGGTGAGCGGGCGCGGGATCATGGCCTGTGCCCATCGTATGGATCTTGAGGGCTATGCCAAGCTTGGGCTGAGGAGAAACGACCCGGATATCAGGAATAAACTCGCAGATCTCATCGTCGAGATAAAGGGCATGAGCAGGGATAGAGCAGAGTCTCTGGCAGGAGCCGTGCTGCAGGAGGCCAGGGCAACGCTCAACCCCAGAGGGGATGTGTTCGAGCTTCATGGCTCCGGCGTGAGCATGGGCGAGTTCGGGGTCGGATCCCGAGGCCTGGGCGACTTCTACATGCACACAAAGATCGCAGAGGTCATAGGAAGGACAGGCGCAGTCGTGGACTCATCAGAGCTGGACGATTCAGGAGTGGTAAGGGCTGGTGACAGGTATCTCGTGGTCACTGTTGATGGAATGCACTCCAGGCTGAGCGACTATCCCTTTCTCGCCGGCTTCCATGTTACAAGGGCCGCGCTGCGCGACATCCTGGTGATGGGTGCAAAGCCTGTTGCCCTCTTCTCAGATGTTCATCTCGCAGACGACGGCGATGTCGCAAAGGTGCTCGACCACATAGCCGGTATCGCCACCGTCGGAGAGCTTGTGAACGTACCGCTGATCACAGGCAGCACGCTGAGGATAGGCGGTGATATGGTCATAGGCGAGAGGCTCACGGGCTGCGTCGGTGCTGTTGGTGTCGCAGAGAGGATCACTCCGAGAAAGGATGCAGCCCCAGGAGATGTCATAATCATGACAGAGGGCGCTGGTGGAGGAACGATCTGCGCTGCAGCTCTCTACTACGGGATGCATGATGTCGTGGAGGAGACGCTCAACATAAAGTTCCTGGAGGCTGCAGGTGCGCTGATCGGTGAGAGTCTGGAAATACATGCGATGACCGACGTGACCAATGGCGGGATAAGAGGGGATGCGAAGGAGATCTCCCACACAGCCGGAGTGAAGCTGGTCTTCTTCGAGGATCGGATGAGATCTCTTGTCAACCAGAGGGTTCTGGATATGCTCGAGAGGCTCGAGATAGACTATCTCGGAGTATCGATAGACGCTCTCCTGATAATTGCCCCCGAGGGCGAGGCTGATGGGATACTGGATGTCATAGAAAGAGCCGGCGTCGCTGCTGATATCATCGGCAGAGTCGAGAGAGGCTCTGGCGTGGAGCTTCATACGAAAGAGGGGATTAAAGACTTCTCGCCGAGGTTCAGGGAGTCTGCGTACACTCCAATAAAGAAGTTCGTCGGCGAGGAGGCGACGAGGGACTTCGAGGAGATGCGCGCGCTCGTGGACGCAGCGGCGGAGCGCGCGATTGAGAAGAAGAAAAGGTTCGTGGAGATGATCAGATCAAGGCGATCGGGCCGAGCATCCTGA
- a CDS encoding thymidylate synthase: MAGNSWEIPILANLCVFRTCTMNSIGRLVRARAADEAWRRGLNIIWRQGAEIEDERGSRTKELMNLMVVIEDASSCIAPREYSWTEDRLDEYASQLLSPENPGFEYTYGERLRSWNGEVDQIAEIVNRLKRNPRTRRATAVTWIPPVDHKREEVPCMVVCDFKIRYSRMNLTAVFRSHDFAGAYPANVYALTRLLHHVSGETGTAPGSITTLSASAHIYEHDWDWVESLIVKMGGQAGP, encoded by the coding sequence ATGGCAGGGAACTCATGGGAGATCCCGATTCTTGCGAACCTCTGCGTGTTCAGGACCTGCACCATGAATAGCATCGGTCGGCTTGTTCGTGCCAGAGCAGCGGATGAAGCATGGCGCCGCGGTCTCAACATCATATGGCGGCAGGGCGCTGAGATCGAGGACGAGAGGGGCTCGAGGACAAAGGAGCTGATGAACCTCATGGTCGTCATAGAGGATGCAAGCTCCTGCATTGCTCCCCGCGAGTACTCGTGGACAGAGGATCGTCTCGATGAGTATGCATCCCAGCTCCTCTCCCCTGAAAACCCCGGATTCGAATACACCTACGGAGAGCGCCTCAGATCCTGGAACGGAGAGGTGGATCAGATCGCTGAGATAGTAAACCGGCTGAAGAGAAACCCCAGGACGAGAAGGGCGACCGCGGTGACCTGGATTCCACCCGTGGATCACAAAAGGGAGGAGGTGCCGTGCATGGTCGTCTGTGATTTCAAAATAAGATACAGCAGGATGAACCTGACGGCGGTGTTCAGGAGCCATGACTTCGCCGGAGCGTATCCCGCGAACGTGTACGCTCTGACAAGGCTCCTCCACCATGTTTCAGGTGAGACCGGAACGGCTCCTGGAAGCATCACCACGCTCAGCGCATCAGCCCACATCTATGAGCACGACTGGGACTGGGTGGAGAGTCTGATCGTGAAAATGGGAGGACAGGCCGGCCCGTAG